One Nicotiana tomentosiformis chromosome 1, ASM39032v3, whole genome shotgun sequence genomic window, TGTGGGATAAAATACCTAAACAAGCATGTTGGATGATACATAAGATATTCAAAGCCAAACTCTACATTGAAAAAGCTGGAATGACTAAAGAAGGTTTCCTTTCATGTGATTCTTTCTCCACCACGAAGATTTATCTACAATTGCTTGGCCAGTACACAAAAGTTGCATGGAGAAGACTCATCTGTAATAATCCAGGTTCTCCTAAATGGCTATTCATTGTGAATTTGGTGGCACGCGGCAGATTATACACAAGAGACAGATTAGCTCAGAGGGGGATGGTGGTTGATCAGAGTTGCCCCCTCTGTAGGGTAGAACAGGAAAGTATTGATCATTTATTTTTCAAATGTACTGTTTCTGCATATATATGGGATAAGTTACTACAATGGCAGGGGGTTCCAAGGAAGGCTATCAGCTGGACTGATGAATTGCACTGGTTTGAAAGGCATTGCAAAGGGAAGAGTTCAGGAGCTACTATGTACAGGTTGACCATGACAGCAGCTGTCTACTTTGTTTGGCAAGAAAGAAACCCGGTGATATTTCAGAACAAGAGCAGAACATATAATACAATTATCAGATTGATAATACAAGAAATCTTCGTCAAAGGAAGCATGTGCAAGAAGTTGAACAGGAATTTAATTAGACTGAATCACTATCCTACATAGGAAAATGTTAATGAGTAGGATGAGGAGTTGTGGTGCATGAGTTACTGATGTAGTGCACAACTGGGGTAGTCTAGTTGtgttgcttttcttttcttttttttgagcTGTACTAACCAATTTTggtaataaaattaattatttaccaaaaaaaaaaaaaaaatactaaaccccttagcgaaatgtcgttcgccgtttttaccctttaaaaatcaattttatattggataaaattataaatcAAGTCAAATTTTGTTTCCCAATATTTAGGACATTAAAATCAAGTCAAATTTTGTTTACCAAATCGttccttatttgaattaggtAAAAAGTCCTAAACCTTTTTTAAATTTTATGACTTtttcaataaataaaaaaataacgtTTTATGGTACACGTTAGGAATATAATTATGAAAACTTCCTTTCAAGTTTTCATGTTCACGTTAGGTTagtctatttattttcttttttccttaaatatcattatcatttaaatTAGATTAGAATAAATTTATTAGtggtaaatatttataaaattatgaaaaataaatatatatcaaCATAAATATACATTCCATGTAAGATATAATGATAAATGCCAttcatattttatatgttagatATTACAAATGATTTTCTAAATTCAATGAGCTAATATCTTAATTCTATATATTTTAAGAtcttagtaaaaataaaaaatataaatagagAAAGAATAAGTACGAAATTATAACTAAAGTCGATAATATTGACCAGCACTTCTTCGATTTTCTTTATTCTTAATTATAGATTTATAACCGGTCATAAAATTAAAACCAATTAATTCTATacgatttaattattttataagaaataagaaaaaaaatagagaaagacTTTTTGTGAAAAAAAATATCTTTTGATCCTCTGGGTATATATAATAATATGTTCATTACCCTTTTGTCAAACACAACTTTTACTAAACTTATGTACCAAAATTTTAGACATTCTAATTAACACTGTGATATATATAAATCATTTCAATATCCACGATTATTATATTGTTTTactcaatatcaaattctagaaatatttataaattaataattaacAATTGCATGTCAAGTATACAtagtttaataatatttatataacttTTTAAAGTTTTATACGTATTGATGGGATACAAGCGTATAGCGTGTACCTTAAAATGTACTAATATTCATCAGTTCGGGTAAATAATTTTCATTATCTAAAGAAAAATGATTGTTATAAAAATCACTTAGATGATATTTCACATTCTTTATCATAAATATTTTAAGAAGTGTTAGGTTTAAAGGATAGTGCAAAATTTCTGTCTTATAATATAAAATTTTGCTAATCACAATAATTGTATTGCGCAcgaaaataatttattatattttgaaaGTTATATCCCATTAATTGAATATAGGGTGGCCGTAAATAAACTACTTATAAGAAAATCTACAAATAAACCCTTATTATGTAAATTTGTAAATAAACATTCGTTTGGTATTATAAATTTTTTTATACACTTAAATACTACACAAATTGAAAAATGGTGGTCTATGTTTGTTCAACTCATGCAAATTAATTAGTGTATGTTGTGACATCAATGCATTTTTTAATCTTTTCAATCCTTATTTTTAGTCCAAGTTATTATTTTGTAcattgtgtgtgtatatatatattttattttatttttaatatgtaAGTTTGTAAAAATTTTGTTTGATATAATCAAAAAAAATGCAAATAAACTACATTTAAACATTAGGCAAACTTGAAGAAAGATGGTGTGTTTTATTCAACTAATGTGAACTAATTATTGTATATTGAGCCGTTAGTGTATTAGAAAATAAACTTTCCTAATCTCCTCAATCCTTGGGCTGGAAGTCTTCTTTTAAATCTATATTTGATATTAATATGTAAATCTATAAATGAACCTTTGTTTGTTATTCTTAAAAAAATCCATAAATAACAGTATATTATGGCGTTTATTCGATGCATAAGGCAATaaaaattttcttattttttcaaTCCTTATGAGTTAAGTCTatattcataattttttttttttttttatatactttTATTGACATATGTAAAATTCACGTGCAACGCATGTACACTAACGCTAGTATCATAAGTTCCTCGTCCTAATCCAAAAGAGTCAAGAATCTCTGGCCT contains:
- the LOC104095399 gene encoding uncharacterized protein, with protein sequence MWDKIPKQACWMIHKIFKAKLYIEKAGMTKEGFLSCDSFSTTKIYLQLLGQYTKVAWRRLICNNPGSPKWLFIVNLVARGRLYTRDRLAQRGMVVDQSCPLCRVEQESIDHLFFKCTVSAYIWDKLLQWQGVPRKAISWTDELHWFERHCKGKSSGATMYRLTMTAAVYFVWQERNPVIFQNKSRTYNTIIRLIIQEIFVKGSMCKKLNRNLIRLNHYPT